The proteins below are encoded in one region of Carcharodon carcharias isolate sCarCar2 chromosome 2, sCarCar2.pri, whole genome shotgun sequence:
- the nme6 gene encoding nucleoside diphosphate kinase 6 isoform X1, producing MTGKRKSMSLGAKIELLSKIDELPKMSHRDLAQYFGLPKSTVSDLLKQREKLYSEWHRDSNPNRKRKREGKDGEVEEALLRWFQNAHGRDAIVSGRLLAQKAKLLAAALGKPDFNPSEGWLQRWKSRHNIVFRRPQWEKHDSGGRGMQEWTEEVLPQLLEGYGPQDIFNCDETGVFYRCVGCDMLASQGEDPSGHKEARERLSIMACCNMDGSEKCDLLVIGKSQNPRCFRGVHHLPVIYRASKTAWMTGDIFCEWVRQWDRRLMGRQVVLFLDNFSGHPCVSGLRNIRLVFPPVNTACLTQPLEQGIIYRMKQHYVKAMREKVLEEMDSRAELTAVQCIKRISLLDAVRLLKDSWDSVDQQIIQQCFKKAGFLMAEGEVTGEAEVVTAPDGLSEEEFSHLCQLGDHNAPYEAETDDIGEVVDAMRAQKDEDGEEDLDSEESLVTPADVRSAVLTLRRAMEQHPDIKPDWETLRKVDLVWRPYCLRKSIQTHSNTEFFGHL from the coding sequence ATGACTGGAAAGAGGAAATCCATGAGTCTGGGAGCCAAGATCGAGCTCCTGAGCAAGATTGATGAGCTGCCCAAGATGAGTCATCGTGACCTGGCCCAGTACTTCGGGCTTCCCAAGTCTACTGTCTCCGACttgttaaaacagcgagaaaagCTGTATAGCGAATGGCATCGGGACTCCAATCCTAACCGGAAAAGGAAGCGCGAGGGGAAGGACGGCGAGGTGGAGGAGGCACTGCTTCGCTGGTTCCAGAATGCACATGGGAGAGATGCAATCGTTAGTGGCCGTCTTCTAGCTCAAAAGGCCAAGCTATTGGCTGCGGCTCTGGGAAAACCTGACTTTAACCCCTCGGAGGGCTGGCTCCAGAGATGGAAATCCCGACACAACATAGTGTTCCGACGTCCACAGTGGGAGAAGCACGACTCTGGTGGGAGAGGGATGCAGGAGTGGACGGAAGAGGTGTTACCTCAGCTGCTGGAAGGCTATGGACCCCAGGACATTTTTAACTGTGATGAGACAGGTGTTTTCTACAGGTGCGTTGGGTGTGACATGCTGGCCTCACAAGGGGAGGATCCTTCTGGCCATAAGGAAGCCAGGGAAAGACTTTCCATTatggcctgctgcaatatggATGGCAGTGAGAAATGTGACCTGCTGGTGATTGGGAAGTCACAGAACCCCCGCTGCTTCAGGGGGGTCCACCACCTGCCGGTCATTTACCGAGCGAGTAAGACCGCCTGGATGACTGGGGACATTTTCTGTGAGTGGGTGCGGCAGTGGGATCGCAGGCTGATGGGGCGTCAAGTTGTCCTGTTCCTGGATAATTTTTCCGGACACCCTTGCGTCTCTGGGCTGAGGAACATCCGTCTTGTATTCCCCCCTGTCAACACCGCCTGTCTGACCCAGCCCCTGGAGCAGGGCATCATCTACCGTATGAAGCAGCATTACGTCAAGGCAATGAGGGAGAAAGTCCTTGAAGAGATGGACAGTAGGGCAGAGCTGACTGCAGTCCAGTGCATAAAGAGAATCTCTCTTTTGGATGCTGTCCGTCTGTTGAAAGACTCCTGGGACTCTGTCGATCAGCAAATCATTCAACAATGCTTCAAGAAAGCGGGCTTTCTAATGGCTGAGGGCGAGGTAACTGGAGAAGCGGAGGTTGTGACAGCACCAGACGGGTTGTCGGAGGAAGAATTCTCTCACCTGTGCCAACTAGGGGACCATAACGCTCCCTATGAAGCTGAGACTGATGATATTGGGGAGGTAGTGGATGCAATGCGAGCACAGAAGGACGAGGATGGAGAGGAGGATCTGGATAGTGAAGAGAGCCTGGTTACGCCAGCGGACGtgcgctctgctgttctcacgtTGCGCCGCGCTATGGAGCAGCACCCCGATATAAAACCGGATTGGGAGACCCTTCGAAAGGTCGATCTGGTCTGGCGTCCGTACTGCTTGAGGAAGTCTATTCAAACTCATTCAAACACTGAGTTCTTTG